The following proteins come from a genomic window of Gimesia chilikensis:
- a CDS encoding recombinase family protein — MAKSTAIYMRVSTKDQKHASQLPDLERWCEAHGGKVVWFKDTFSGRTMNRPGMDQLLESLRMGKLDRIVVWRLDRLGRTTKGLCQLFDELRERRVDLVSLKDGFSLESPAGRLHARILASVAEYETEIRAERVAAGQAVARKKGKRWGGSEKGWRWKVTDDQVNAIHEMRAQGKAITKIARVTGLSRPTIYRVLREVQPL; from the coding sequence ATGGCGAAATCAACCGCGATTTATATGCGGGTATCAACCAAGGACCAGAAGCATGCCAGCCAGCTACCTGATCTGGAACGATGGTGCGAGGCCCATGGCGGGAAAGTCGTCTGGTTCAAAGACACATTCTCTGGCCGCACGATGAACCGTCCGGGGATGGACCAGCTCCTCGAATCACTTCGCATGGGCAAGCTGGATCGGATTGTTGTGTGGCGTCTTGATCGACTGGGGCGAACCACCAAAGGGCTCTGCCAACTCTTTGACGAACTGCGGGAACGCCGGGTTGATCTTGTCAGCCTTAAAGATGGATTCTCACTGGAATCTCCGGCTGGTCGACTCCATGCACGCATTCTTGCCTCGGTCGCGGAGTATGAGACTGAGATCAGAGCGGAACGAGTCGCAGCAGGGCAGGCCGTCGCTCGCAAGAAGGGAAAGAGGTGGGGAGGAAGCGAGAAGGGCTGGCGGTGGAAGGTCACTGACGATCAAGTCAATGCCATTCATGAGATGCGAGCTCAAGGCAAAGCAATCACAAAGATCGCCCGGGTGACTGGTCTTTCAAGACCAACGATCTACCGCGTACTGCGAGAAGTTCAGCCACTGTAA
- a CDS encoding heavy metal-responsive transcriptional regulator, producing the protein MKSLTIGQVAERSGVGVEAVRFYEREGLIPKPDRSSSGYRQFDDQTIARLQFIRRAKELGFTLTEIKELLSLRLDATTSCADIKSRAEAKIADFDEKIRTLKQMKRALNKLTSECSGRGSISECSILDALDSKPRK; encoded by the coding sequence ATGAAATCACTCACGATTGGTCAGGTTGCGGAACGTTCTGGTGTCGGCGTCGAAGCTGTGCGGTTTTATGAACGGGAAGGATTAATCCCTAAGCCTGACCGGTCGTCTTCCGGTTATCGCCAATTCGATGACCAAACAATTGCCCGTTTGCAGTTTATCAGACGGGCCAAAGAACTCGGTTTCACGCTCACTGAAATCAAAGAACTGCTGTCACTACGGCTTGATGCAACAACAAGTTGTGCCGACATAAAAAGTCGGGCCGAAGCAAAGATCGCCGACTTCGATGAAAAGATTCGTACACTCAAACAGATGAAGAGGGCTTTGAACAAACTGACCAGCGAATGCAGTGGTCGAGGATCAATCAGTGAATGTTCGATTCTCGATGCTCTTGATTCCAAGCCAAGAAAATAA
- a CDS encoding MerR family transcriptional regulator, producing MARQFTISQVAKSAKLPTTTVRYYERVGLVEPDDRSAGNYRLYSEESLRKLKFIRAAQAVGFTLDDIKALLDRPDDQNSACEDVQRLIEKRLSDIKQKLKDLRHVQRVLQTSLNQCREFQSAECCHVLKTLEAAAKK from the coding sequence ATGGCAAGACAGTTCACGATCAGCCAAGTGGCGAAATCCGCCAAACTTCCCACGACAACCGTGCGTTACTATGAGCGGGTCGGACTGGTCGAGCCGGACGACCGCAGTGCTGGCAATTACCGGCTGTACAGCGAAGAGTCATTACGGAAACTGAAATTCATCCGGGCGGCTCAAGCCGTCGGATTCACACTCGATGACATCAAGGCTTTGCTCGACAGGCCCGACGATCAGAATTCAGCCTGTGAGGACGTGCAGCGTCTGATTGAAAAGCGGCTTTCCGACATCAAACAGAAATTGAAGGATTTGCGACACGTTCAGCGTGTGCTGCAAACAAGTCTCAACCAATGTCGAGAGTTTCAATCAGCCGAGTGTTGTCACGTTCTCAAAACATTAGAAGCAGCAGCGAAGAAGTAG
- a CDS encoding mercuric transporter MerT family protein has protein sequence MTAETTTDKRLHCPSCNKKAKRVSQVTLRALLKDQFATEIGSDDHSCCDSHSGCTSLTEDTGWRYCDSSDCDVVYFSETGDISFTKSQLNVPVGVKETSGERPLCYCFGHSVASIKNELRTKEHSDALEDIRDKMKAPGCHCETSNPSGSCCLGSVSKGIRIAQKELELNASNETPTSIVKPSTGRVEKFAQIGTVFSAIMASACCWLPLLLLAVGVSGAGIAATLETYRPLFIIVTFGFLGSAFYFTYRPKKFAAGTGHGCCPTETMEAEDCCTPKAKRRFNMMSLNKVMLWGVTVLAVAFLFFPSYVGLLFGTGNNSAVTENMHRAVFQIEGMTCEGCATTVAQAIRQVPGVVAVEISYEKRQAAVGVEPGSPIPKKEILAALKKAGYSGKILSTEETSEASDHIITATTPPSIDGDDEQSSNIPNEFFLQTVLNIEGMTCEECAKRVSEMIHSVPGITDVHVDFESGRANVQSPACCAFPKEAVLSAVEKSGFHGKVIVEETPVSTSSTKQ, from the coding sequence ATGACCGCAGAAACAACGACGGATAAACGACTTCATTGCCCCTCCTGCAATAAGAAAGCGAAGCGGGTATCACAGGTGACTTTGCGAGCGTTGCTCAAGGATCAGTTCGCTACCGAGATCGGCAGTGACGATCATTCGTGCTGCGATTCCCACAGTGGATGCACGTCCCTCACCGAGGACACCGGCTGGCGGTATTGCGATTCATCCGATTGCGATGTGGTTTACTTCTCCGAAACAGGCGACATCAGTTTTACGAAGTCACAACTCAATGTTCCTGTCGGTGTGAAGGAAACCAGCGGCGAACGGCCCCTGTGTTATTGTTTCGGACATTCGGTCGCCAGTATCAAGAACGAATTGCGTACGAAGGAACATTCTGATGCTCTGGAAGACATCCGGGACAAGATGAAAGCCCCCGGATGCCACTGCGAAACATCCAACCCCAGTGGTTCCTGTTGTCTGGGAAGCGTGTCCAAAGGTATTCGGATCGCTCAGAAGGAATTGGAGCTGAATGCCTCGAATGAGACGCCTACATCAATAGTGAAACCATCGACCGGACGTGTCGAGAAGTTCGCCCAGATCGGCACGGTCTTCTCGGCGATCATGGCATCGGCATGTTGCTGGCTCCCTCTGCTTCTGCTGGCAGTGGGCGTATCTGGGGCCGGAATTGCAGCCACACTGGAAACATATCGCCCGCTGTTCATAATTGTAACGTTTGGATTTCTTGGCTCGGCATTCTATTTCACCTACCGTCCCAAGAAGTTTGCTGCGGGAACAGGACACGGCTGCTGTCCCACGGAAACTATGGAGGCAGAGGACTGCTGTACCCCGAAAGCCAAACGTCGTTTCAACATGATGTCCTTGAACAAGGTGATGCTGTGGGGCGTGACGGTGTTGGCGGTCGCCTTCCTGTTCTTCCCCAGCTACGTCGGCTTATTATTCGGCACTGGTAATAATTCCGCCGTGACCGAGAATATGCATCGGGCAGTCTTTCAGATCGAGGGAATGACCTGCGAGGGCTGTGCCACAACGGTCGCTCAAGCAATCCGTCAGGTGCCCGGTGTTGTGGCTGTAGAAATCAGCTATGAAAAAAGGCAAGCTGCTGTCGGTGTGGAACCGGGCAGCCCAATCCCTAAGAAAGAAATTCTGGCAGCCTTGAAGAAGGCTGGATACAGCGGAAAAATTCTCAGCACGGAAGAAACATCCGAAGCAAGTGATCACATCATTACGGCAACAACACCCCCATCCATCGATGGTGACGACGAACAGTCAAGCAATATCCCGAACGAATTCTTTCTTCAAACAGTATTGAATATCGAAGGCATGACCTGCGAAGAATGTGCGAAGCGGGTTTCGGAGATGATCCACAGCGTTCCCGGTATCACCGACGTTCACGTCGATTTCGAGTCGGGCCGAGCAAACGTCCAAAGCCCGGCTTGTTGTGCTTTTCCCAAGGAGGCCGTGCTGTCTGCTGTGGAGAAATCTGGTTTCCATGGAAAAGTGATTGTGGAAGAGACTCCCGTCTCGACATCGAGCACCAAACAATAA
- a CDS encoding heavy-metal-associated domain-containing protein produces the protein MMNLNGFAGMTLAFAMLAAFSVVDAGEDQDRSLTLMTYSIGIQGMTCETCSAHAQKELAAVPGVVKSSVDWKTGRAWVTVQLPRQEDVRTANPRQISTKLATAVERSGYRPTVNYLLIIKGMTCEACSQHIQDAIVKVPGVSAASVNYKGGYAVVVPKDKARYLAQNLVAAVKKVGYTATVHTRP, from the coding sequence ATGATGAATTTGAATGGATTCGCTGGAATGACTCTTGCCTTCGCTATGTTGGCTGCGTTCTCGGTAGTAGATGCTGGTGAAGATCAGGATCGCTCATTGACTTTAATGACATATTCCATCGGCATTCAAGGGATGACCTGCGAGACGTGTTCCGCTCACGCCCAAAAAGAACTCGCCGCTGTTCCCGGCGTGGTCAAGTCATCGGTAGATTGGAAGACAGGGCGTGCTTGGGTGACTGTCCAGTTACCTCGGCAGGAAGATGTTCGCACGGCAAACCCTCGACAGATCAGTACGAAACTTGCCACTGCCGTCGAGCGGTCCGGTTATAGGCCAACTGTGAATTATCTGTTGATCATCAAGGGAATGACCTGTGAGGCGTGTTCACAACACATTCAGGACGCCATTGTGAAAGTGCCCGGCGTGTCCGCAGCATCAGTGAACTACAAGGGAGGGTATGCCGTAGTCGTTCCGAAAGATAAAGCGAGGTATCTCGCACAGAATCTTGTCGCCGCCGTGAAGAAGGTGGGATACACGGCGACTGTTCATACGAGACCGTAG
- the merA gene encoding mercury(II) reductase — protein sequence MNQNYDLVILGSGSTAFAAALVAQKMGYTSIMTEERTIGGTCVNRGCLPSKNLIEAAKLLHDAHHPRYPGLTPCRIKLDFSALIAQKRKVIQDYREKKYESLIDGRIHIEQGHVHFVDPHTVKVNGKLLRGEKILIATGSRPIVPDIEGLDQVPYLTSDLLTVDEETELTDLPKTLLIVGGGYISLELAQMFHRFGTGVTILERNPQLLAHGYEPEVGHSIGNVFSEEGIQVVVNASVRTVRQEDDEVIATVLVGGKKVDYRAEKLLVATGRRPNTDYIGIEKSEVQVNTHDEISVDEYLRTSVPHIFAAGDVIGQHSGSQMATPVGSQDGGIAARNALSDDLRFVDHRVIPRCIFTDPQVAVVGMTEEEAVVAGHQCWYNTVPMSLVPRAGAIRDTRGIIKMVADANTNEVLGVSMVAANAGEVIHEAAMALRFRATIHDFIDLLHVYPTMSEALKIVAISKFKDPTKLSCCAE from the coding sequence ATGAATCAAAACTACGATCTGGTCATCCTTGGGTCTGGTTCCACGGCCTTTGCAGCGGCTCTGGTAGCTCAAAAGATGGGATACACCTCCATTATGACAGAAGAACGAACCATTGGGGGAACTTGTGTAAATCGGGGCTGTCTGCCGTCGAAGAACCTGATCGAAGCGGCGAAGCTACTTCATGACGCTCACCATCCTCGCTACCCCGGCCTCACACCGTGTCGGATAAAACTCGATTTCTCGGCCTTGATCGCTCAAAAGAGAAAAGTCATTCAGGACTATCGGGAAAAGAAGTATGAAAGCCTGATTGATGGCCGTATTCATATCGAACAGGGGCACGTTCATTTCGTTGATCCACACACGGTTAAGGTCAATGGAAAGCTTCTTAGGGGAGAAAAGATATTGATCGCTACCGGCTCTCGTCCGATTGTTCCCGACATCGAGGGCTTAGATCAAGTGCCCTATCTGACGAGCGACTTGCTGACTGTGGACGAGGAAACCGAATTGACCGACTTACCGAAAACTCTACTGATCGTCGGAGGTGGGTACATTTCTTTGGAACTCGCCCAGATGTTTCACCGCTTCGGAACGGGAGTGACCATTCTTGAACGAAACCCTCAGTTGCTTGCTCATGGATACGAACCGGAAGTAGGACATTCCATCGGCAATGTATTTTCCGAAGAAGGAATTCAAGTCGTAGTGAATGCGTCGGTCCGCACTGTCCGTCAGGAAGATGATGAGGTTATTGCAACCGTTTTAGTCGGCGGGAAGAAAGTCGATTATCGAGCAGAGAAGCTGTTGGTTGCAACCGGTAGACGCCCCAATACGGATTACATAGGTATTGAGAAGTCCGAAGTGCAGGTAAACACGCATGATGAGATCAGTGTGGACGAATACCTGAGAACAAGCGTTCCACATATCTTCGCTGCCGGTGATGTAATTGGACAACATAGCGGGAGCCAGATGGCGACTCCTGTAGGAAGTCAGGACGGCGGCATCGCTGCCAGAAACGCTCTTTCCGATGACTTACGGTTTGTTGATCATCGGGTGATTCCCCGCTGTATCTTCACCGATCCACAAGTCGCTGTTGTCGGCATGACGGAAGAAGAAGCGGTTGTCGCAGGCCATCAGTGCTGGTACAATACTGTCCCGATGTCGCTTGTACCTCGTGCCGGTGCCATTCGAGACACAAGGGGCATCATCAAAATGGTGGCCGATGCCAATACGAATGAAGTGTTAGGTGTGTCGATGGTTGCTGCCAATGCGGGGGAAGTCATCCACGAAGCAGCGATGGCGTTGCGGTTTCGTGCTACGATACACGACTTTATCGACCTGCTTCATGTGTATCCCACGATGTCCGAGGCTCTCAAGATCGTTGCCATCTCGAAGTTCAAAGATCCCACCAAGCTCTCCTGCTGTGCGGAATAG